The Pseudomonadota bacterium DNA window CCTGATACTCGACCACAAGACGGTTGTGGTCGAGGCCTCCGAGGTGTTGCAGATGGAGCAGATGGACAAGCTCGGGATGAATGTCATTCCGGTGCCGTTCCGCGACGCCTACCCTTTTGGTGGCGGCTTGCATTGTGCTACCGGCGATGTGTACCGCGAAGGCAGTTGCGAGGATTACTTTCCCAAGCAGGTCGGTGGCACACTGCTGCGCGGGTGACCGCTGCGACGCCCCGCCCCGCGTGCCTACGTAGTACCCGCAGCACCGGCCAACACACTGGAACCAACCGCACCGGGTCGAGTCACTTTGTCGACTCTTCCCGTGCAAGCGTGTTGTGCCATGCGTATCCAGCGATCTGCCGAAGCCCTTCTCGACCAGCTGTCCGATGTTGTCGCGCAACTGCGTGAGCCGGACTTTTCACGGCCGGTGCCGACCCTGAGCGGTGCCTCGGTGGGCCAGCATATCCGACACACGATCGAGTTCTTCGGCTGTGTGATCGACGGCGTGGGCGTCGGCACCGTCGACTACGATCAGCGTCGTCGCGACCCCGCACTCGAATCAGACCCGGTGGCCGCCTTGCATGCCATCGACGACATCAAGGGCTTTCTCGCGAGCACCGAGCACGATGCACTCCTGACGCTTCGGGTTGACTATAGCCTGGAGTCAGGCGACGCGTCCGAGATCCGCAGTTGTCTTTTCCGGGAACTGGCGTACAACATCGAGCACGCGATTCACCACATGGCGCTGATTCGGATCGGTGTGGCTGACATCGCCCCGCACGTCGCGCTGCCAGCGCATTTTGGTGTCGCGAGCTCCACGGTCCGGTATCGGCAGGCGAGCTAGCGCGGCCCGCCGAGCGGCCCATCCGGCAGCGAACCCCGTGGCGCCTGCAGGCGCCTGACGAGGCGCGTGGGTTCAGTGCGTGAAGATGACGCGCACCGATTCGAGTTGCGGGGTGAGTTTGGCGAGACAAGTGACGATCTGCTGTTGCTCGGCCTGCAGTGCTGCGATCTCGGCGTCGCGCACCGGGGCGCCGAGTGTCCGCAAGGCCACCAGCCGGTCCTGCTCGGACCGGAAGTGTGCGCGGGCGGCTTCGAGGGCCTCTTCGGCGATCGGGGCCGCCTTGTCTATCGCGGTCTGCTCGATCTCGCCCATCCGGCGAGCCAGGGTGTCACGCTGGGCGTCGATCAACTGGCGGGCGGTGCCGCGGTCGATGTTCTTCACATTGATGGCCAGCCAGGTGCTTGGCACCTTGGTCGCGACCTCGAGCCCGCTGCGCGTGTGCAGGAGGCGCAGATAGGTGACGGGCAGATACCGTTGCCACTGTTTGCCAGGTGCTGTGCTCTGCAGGCTGTACACCGTCTCCAGCAGGACCTCGCCGGGTTTGAAGGGCTGCGCCTTGAGCGCGACTGCCGCGGTCTTGCCGGTGTCGCCGTCGACCACGAGGTGCAGCAGGCCGCGCACCAGCGGGTGTTCCCAGGTGATGAATTCCAGGTCCTCTCGGTGCAGGGCGAGCTCACGGTTGTCCGTCCCGCTGCACCCGTCTTCGGGCAGGCCGGGAAAGTCGTTGTGCTCCGAGGCCGAGCCGATGTGGATGCTGTAGCTGTCGGCCGAGAGCTCCTCGAGCTCGAGCCCGAAACAGTCTGCTGCGCGTTCGATGAACGGCCAGGGGCCGGGTTGCTCGTCGAGTTGCTGCAGCTCGGTGGCAAGTTCGTGCGAGGCAACCGGGTCGGTGGACGCGAGTTCGAGCAAGCGGTCACGACCGGCGTCAAGCTGCGCGCGCACCTGCTCGGTGACCGACTGAGTGGTGGCAATGAGCCGGTCGCACTGCGCCGTGTCCTCGGGCGCTGTCATCGCCGACTCGCGGGCATCGCCGAGTTTGCCGAGCACGGCGCTGCCGTAGTTGCAACTGCGCGCGAAGGCACCGAGGCCCTCGTCGTACCAGCGCAGCAGCACCTCGTCTGCGCTCTGCGCGCAGCAGGGCACGTGAATGACGACGTCGCGCTTCTGCCCGATGCGGTCGACACGGCCAATGCGCTGCTCCAGCACATCGGGCGCGAGCGGCAGGTCGAACAGAATCACTTCGTTGACGAACTGGAAGTTGCGGCCTTCGCTGCCGACCGCCGACGAGATCAGAATCGGGCAACCGCTCTCGTCGTCGGCAAAGTGGGCGGCGGCGCGATCGCATTCGAGCACGCTCATGCCGCTGTGGAACACGGCGGCGACGATGCCGGCGCGCAAGCGCAACGCGGTTGCAATGTCGAGTGCGGTGTCGTCGTGTTCGCAGATCAGGAGGTAGCGCGTGTCCGGGTTGGCACGCAGCGTGGTCAGCAGCCAGTGCGACAGTACCTCGGTGCGCGCCTCACCCGCTGCCAGCGGCGGCAAGGCGTGTGTGCGCAAGCTTCGCTTCGGCATGCCACCGACCGATTGGCGTGTGTTCCGGAACAACACGCGACCGGTGCCGTGCCTGTCAATCAGTGTGTCGAGCACACGCCGTCGCGTGTCGGCGTCCATGTCCGTCTGCAGCAGCTCCCGCTGCGTGTCACCCTCGAGGTAGGCCGTGAGCGTGGCGAGCTGCGCCGGTGTGATCGGTGTCTCCGGCTCGAGCAGGGGCGTGGCGGCGTCGGCGACGTGGCGATAGGCTGCGTCGCTCGCCAGGTGCGCGTCGAGGTCGTGAAAGCGCTCCGGGTCCAGCAGCCTGAGGCGCGCAAAATGCCCCTCGGGCCCGAGCTGCTCGGGCGTCGCGGTCAACAGCAAAACGCCCGGTGCCGAGTTTGCCAGGCGTTCCACCAACGCGTAGGCCGGACTCGGTTGCTCGCGCGACCAGGCCACGTGGTGGGCCTCATCAACCACCAGTGTGTCCCACGACGCTGCGCACGCCTGCTCGGCCAGCGTGGCCTCGGAGAGCAGAATGGACAGCGGGCACAGCAGCAGTTGCCCGGTCTCGAACGCGTCTTCCGATTCCGGTGTGACCAGCGTGAACAGCAGGTTGAACCGGCGCCGCAGTTCGATCAGCCACTGGTGTTGCAGGGCGTCTGGCACCAGGATCAGTACCCGCCGGGCGCGGTTGGTCAGCAGCTGGCGGTGGATGATCAGCCCGGCTTCGATGGTCTTGCCGAGCCCGACTTCGTCGGCCAGCAACACACGCGGTTGGTGCCGGCGGCTGACCTGATCGGCGACGTAGAGTTGGTGGGGCAGCAGCTCGACCCGAGGGCCGTGGAGGCCGAGGTGAGAGGAGCGGTGCGCGGTGTCAAGCCGTCGCACGGCGTCGAGACGCAGCTCGAAATCGCGGTTGCGGCCGGTCTGGCCCGCCAGCAGGCGCTCGCGTGGCTGATTCAGGCTGTAGTTGGCGGTCAGCAGCGGCTCGGGCAGCTCCACGGTTTCGCCGGTGTCGAAGCGAGTGCCGTGGTAGACGAGCAACCGGTCATTGGCTGACACAGACGCAATCTGCAGGGACCAACCGTGCACCGTGTTGGCGGTGTCGCCCGGGTTCAGCTGCAGCCGCAACAGCGGGGCATTGTCGACGACGTAGCGTCGGGTCTCCTCGAGCAGCGGGAAAGCCAGCTCCACTTGCCGTGCCTCGACGGCGGTCACCAGGCCGAGCCCCAACTCGGGTTCGGCCTCGCTCAGAAAGCGTTGTCCAGGTTGAAATACGGTGCTCACGCGGGTCTCACTGTGGGGCGATCAAGCAACGGGGTGCTCGGCGGCGGTGGGGTCAGGGCCATGCAATGTGGGCGATACCGAGCGCGCTGACGCTCAGGAGAGCCGTACCCAGCACACGGTTGAATTGGGTGGCGTCGCCGGTCTGCAGCCAATCGTGGATCCGCATGCCGAGGATATGGCCCGCGGTCACACACGGCAGCAACCAGAGGTGGTGGACCCACTGCATGTCCACGCCAGCGAGCATCAACGCGATCACTTTCAGGCCGGTGACGACGAACCAGGTCACGAACAGCGTGTCACGCAGCGCCTCACGGGCCACGTGGCTTGCGAACACCGCGGCAATCAGCGGCGCGCCGATCAAGGATATACCGCTCGCGTAGCCACCGATGGCCAGAAACACCACATCGGTGGACCAGTGACGGCTGGCAAAGGGTTTGTTGGTGATGTACCCGACCGCGTAGACCGCGATGATGGCGCAGATCACGAGGCTCACCGTTTCGCCGGGCAAGGTGAGCAGGCCGACGATACCGATGAACTTGGGGACGGCCATGATGGCGAGTGCGTAGCCGAGAAACCGCCAATCGATCTGGCTGTGCGTGGTGGCCTGACCGGTGCCGCGCCAGGCGGCCACACGGTGGCGCCCGTGGGTGATCCAGAGTGAAAAGATCAGCAGGTGCACGGCCAACAGGGGCAGAAACAGCACCGGTTCGGGGTGCACCAGCAGCAGAAACGGCAGTGCCAACGCCGCGCCACCGAAACCGAGGCCGGAGCGCACGAACCCGCTCCAGACGAAGATCAGAGCGACGAGGACGAATTGGTAAGGGGCGAGTTCTGCCACGCGAGCGCTCGTCAGCCTACGAAACCCGCCAGTTTACCCCAGTGCTTTGTCGCCGTGACGAGTGAACACCGACTGTCGGACCGGCGACGCCACGGCGACCCCCGGGTTCAGCGGTACAGTGTCGGCACGCCGAGTTTTTCGTGGATCGCGTTGCAGGTCGCCTGTGACACGTCGAGGGCCTGGGCCAGCGAGTGCAGGTACTGAGCTTCGGATTGGGCGTCCAGGTCGATTGCGAGCACGCTCATCATGTACACCTGCTGGGCCATGTCCTTCGGGGTCTCGCGCGCGAGGCCCTCGACGTCCACGGGGGCCTGCATGACCTCGCGCACGAACGCGGCTTCGTCGGGGCTGATGTCGCCGAGGTGCTCGCCGATCCGCTGTCGCTCGCGCTCGTCAATCTCGCCGTCGGCCTTGCAGGCCATGAGCATCGCGCGCAACAGGATCTCGGCCTTCTCTTCCTCGGTCGGGGCGGCGCTGAGCTGTTGGCCGTTGAGCGCGCTGTTCAGCAGGTCGCCGAGACTGTCAGTCGATCCTGAGGCGCCGCCCCCGAGGGCATCCAACAGGCCCCCGAGCCCGCCGCCACGCTGGCCATCGGCACCGAGCGCGTTGCCGAGCGCACCGCCCAGTCCGCCGCCTCGGGCACCGCCGAGCAGGTCGCCAAGGCCGTCACCGCCGGCCGAGCCACCGGCGGCTGCCCGGCCCTGGCCGCCGCCGAGCACCGCACCCAGGACCCCGCCGAGCAGGCCGCCGCCGCTGGATCCGCCACCGCCGAGCACGCTGCCGAGCACATCCGTGAGACCGGGGCTGCCGGCATTGCCACCGGCCGCGCCGCCCAGCACACTGCCGAGGCCGCCGCTCGAGCCGCCCGACGGTGTCGCACTGCGGCGGTTGAGCATTTTGCCGATACCGCGGGCCACCATCACGCCCATCGCGACCTTGCCCAGTGTTCCGATCATGTTCATGTGCGTCCCTCAGCGCTGGCCGACCTGGCCGTGTACCGCCATGGTGGGACTTCCCGGCTCGGAGCTCAACCGCACACCGGGCGTGCGCCGCGCACACGTTGGCGGCCCGGGGCCACCGGCCCGCGGCTTTCTACGCTGCCACGGCGTGCGTGACAAGCCGGAAGGGTGAGGTGTGGCGCACCCGGTCCACGGGGTTCAGTACCGCAATAATGTCTGTATACGATTGAAAATCGGATTTCCGGGTTTCGGGGTCAAGACTGCCCGTGGACCGCCGATGAAAAGGGTGATGACGCCGATTCCGGAGACGATGTTGATGGCCGACACCAAATTTCGCTTGGTGACCCGCAGTGATTTTGATGGATTGATCTGTGCCGTGCTGCTGAAGCACCTCGACCTGATAGACGACGTGACCTTCGTTCACCCGAAGGACATGCAAGACGGCAAGATCAACATCTCAGCGCGTGACATCACCACCAACCTGCCGTATGTGCCTGGCGCACACTTGTGTTTCGATCACCACTCCTCGGAGTTGCTGCGTGCTGACGCGCCGCAGAGCAACCATGTGATCGAGCCCGAAGCGCCGTCCGCTGCACGGGTGGTCTGGCGTCACTACGGCGGTCATGAGGCGTTCCCGGTTGAGTGGGACGAAATGATGGCGGCGGTCGACAAGGGCGATTCGGCGCAGTTCAGCCGCGAGGAGATTCTCGCACCCGAGGGCTGGAACCTGTTGAACTTCCTGATGGACGCGCGCACGGGGTTGGGCCGCTTCCACGAGTTCCGGATTTCCAACTACGCGCTGATGATGGAGCTGATCGATCACTGCAGCACCATGTCGATCGAACAGATCATGGCGCTGCCGGATGTGTTGGAGCGCTCGAACCTCTACCACGAGTGCAGCGAGAAATTCACCGCGCAGATCGCGCGTTGCGCGCGCGTGCACAGCAACCTCGTGGTGCTCGACCTGCGCGACGAAGAAACCATCTGGCCGGGCAACCGCTTCATGATTTACGCGCTCTACCCCGAGACCAACATTTCAATTCACGTGCTCTGGGGCCTGAAGCAGCAGAACACCGTGTTCGCGACCGGCAAGTCGATCATCGATCGCAGCTCGGCCACGAACGTGGGTGAAATGATGTTGCGCTACGGCGGCGGGGGGCACGAGGCGGCGGGCACCTGTCAGGTGGCGAACGACCAGGCCGAGGCCGTGTTGTCGGAACTCATCGACCAGATCAACGCCGACGGGCCGACACGCGACGCGGGCCAGGCGGCGGCCTGACCCGGGCAGCGCGGCATCACATCGGAAAAACGCGCCCACCGGGCGCGTTTTTTTTGTCACGGCGTTTTGTCGATCCCCCGTGCTAGAGTCCACTGCACACGCCCACGGGTGCGGTTGAGTCCCCATGCTGGTTCTGCTTGTCGAAGACCACCGACTGCTTGCTGAGACGCTGATCGACTACCTCGAGAACGAGGACATCGAGTGCGACTACGCGGCGACTGGAAACGCAGGCCTGACGCTCGCGCAGGAGAACCGCTACGATGCGATCGTGCTCGATGTCGGCTTGCCCGGCCTCTCGGGCCTCGACGTGTGCCGCGCGATCCGCAGCAGCGGCGTGCGGGACGTGCCGATTCTCATGTTGACCGCGCGTGATGAACTCGACGACAAGCTCAACGGATTCGAGGCCGGTGCGGACGACTATCTGGTCAAACCCTTCGAGCAGCGGGAACTGGTGGCGCGCTTGCGCGCGGTCACCAACCGGCACCGCGGCGTCTGGTCGCAACCCACGCTCGGCGTCGGCGATCTCGAGCTCGACACCGCGTCCTACCGGGTCACCCGCGCCGGTCAACGCATCAAGCTGTCGCCGGTGGGGTTCAAACTCCTGCACCTGCTGCTGCGGGAATCACCGGCTGTGGTGTCTCGTGCGGCCATGCTCAACGCGCTCTGGGGTGACGACCTGCCGGACACCGACGCGCTGCGCAGTCACCTCTACAACCTGCGGCGTGCGGTCGATCAACCTTTCGATGTGCCGATGATCGAAACGGTCAAGGGCGTGGGGGTCAGGTTGGTTCCACCGCCGACAGCACCACGCTGATTTCCGTGCCCTGTCCGGGGTGGCTCTGCCAGTGAAGCGACCAGCCAAAGCGTTCGCAAACCCGTTTGACGATGTCGAGGCCCAGCCCGTGCCCTGCGGCGGCATCTGATTCACGGGCAAAGGGCGCTTGTATGCGCGACAAGGTGTCGAAGCTCATGCCCGGACCGGTGTCGGTGATCACCACGCGGTCGTGCATCATCGAGATGCGCACGCGGCCCTCGGGCGTGTAGTTGCAGGCGTTGCGCAGCAGGTTGCCGATGACAATCGCCAGGGCCTGTCGAGGCGCTTCGACGGCGATCGGCTGTTGCACGTCCACCGAGATCTCCACGTGGCCTTCGGGGTTGTGTGTGCTCGACACCTGCTCGACCAGGCGATTGAGCCAGTCCTGACTTACGGTGTTGCCCGTGCCAGGCTCTGCGTCCTCGCGCGCCAGCAGCAGCAGCGTCTCCATGGTCGAGAGCATGTCCTGGCAGGTTGAGCGGATGCGGCTGATTGCGCGTGTGCGCTTGTCGTGGTCCGGGTTGGCATCGAGCAGGTCGAGCGAACCCAATACGACGGCCAACGGCGTGCGGATCTCGTGACTGATGTCGCGGGTGAATTCGCGTTCGCGCACGATCTGCTGTTGCAACCGCGATGTGAAGGCCTTGAGCGCGCCCGCGAGTGTGCGCACCTCGTGCGTCTGGTTGGTTTGGGTGTAGGCGTCGAGCCGCAGGTCGTCGAGCTTCTGGGTGTAGAGATTGAAGTGGCGCATGGTCGAGGCGAGTGAGGTGACCGGTGACAGGAAGCGGGCCGAGTACCGGTAGGCAAGCCAGGCCGAGGCGTAGATCACCACCAGCGCCAGGCTGAGTGGCACCACGCCGAAGTAGAACGACAAGCGCCGCACGCTCTGCTCGTCGAACACCAGCACCAGCCGTTGCCCGGCTTCCGTGGACACGTGGATCAGCGTGTCGAGGTCCGCGCGTTGCCAGCGCTGGAATCCGAGTGGGGCCTCAGCGAACTCGGTGGCCTCCGCGACGGGGGACAGGTGGCCGAGCAGGTTTGCCGTGTTCGGCGCCGGGTGTGAGGCGTCGTGCGAGCGCGCATCCCAGAAGTGTGCAGCCTCCTTTTCGAGTGCCGTGCGCACCATGACCTTCTCGACAACGATGGCCGCCACGTACACACCGAGTGCCGTGATGACGCTGATGAACAGCATTTGCAGGATGTGCACGCGGAACAGGGTGCCGAGCAGTCCCTGACCGTCCAGTGGTGTCGCGAGGTCTTCACGTTGCGTTGACATGGGCTCACTCACAATGCAAATCAGTCAAAGAGGAATACGCGGAGACCGCGCACCGTGGAGTCGCAAAATCATAACGAATCACCTGTCGGCGAACCGCCCGCAGTGCAGCGCCTGAAGGCGATGTACGCGCACTTCGGTCGAGAGATGCTGGCCGACGTGCCCGAAGTGTACAGCGACGATGTGGTGTTCCAGGACCCCGTGCACCGCATCGAAGGCCTGAGCGATTTGCAAGCCTACCTGGCGCGGACCGCACAGAACATCACCGAGTGCCGTTTCAGCTTCTCCGCCGTGCAGTGCTTGCCGGACAACAGCGCCTGGCTGCAATGGACCATGCACTACGCACACCCCCGGCTCGCGGGCGGCACGCCCCTGAGCCTCGACGGTGCCACCCACGTGCGCTTTGGCGATCGCATCCACTACCACCGCGACTACCTCGACCTCGGTGCCATGTTGTACGAGCACGTGCCTGTGGTCGGCGGTGCCGTGCGTTGGCTCAAAAGCAGGAGGGCGGATGAAGCAGGTTCTTGTCACCGGTGCGAGCTCCGGCATCGGCGCGGCCCTGGTGCGCGAATACACCGTGAACGGGTGGCAGGTGACCGCCTGCGGCCGCGACCGCAGCCGATTGGATGCACTCGCGGAGGAGACGGGCTGCGCCGTGCTCGAGTTCGATGTGGCCGACCGCGAAGCCTGCGTGGCGGCACTCGGCGGTGTGGACACGCCCTGGGACCTCGTTGTCTTGAACGCGGGCACCTGCGAATACATCGACGATGCGCGCCAGTTCGACGCTGCGCTGGTCGAGCGGGTCATGCGCGTCAACGTTCTCGGCACGGCCAACTGCCTTCAGGGGGTGTTGCCGGGCTTGCAACGTGGTAGCCGAATCGCGATCGTGGGCTCGATGGCGACCTACCTGCCGTTCAGTCGGGCGTCAGCCTACGGCGGCAGCAAGGCGGCGCTCGCGTACATGGCGGGTTCGCTCGACGCCGACCTGGCCGCCGATGGCATCCACGTCAGCCTCGTGAGCCCGGGATTCGTGGAGACGCCGCTGACCGACAAGAACACCTTCAAGATGCCGATGATCATCTCGGCCGAGCAGGCCGCGGCGTCGATCCGCGATGGGCTCGACCGAGGCAGGGCGCACGTCTGTGCGCCCTGGCTGTTCTGCATGATGTTGCGTGTACTCGGTCGGCTGCCGACCGGCTGGCGCGTAGCGCTGGCGAGGAAGATGGCCTGATGCACAGTGCAACACAGCGCGATGGCCAGCGCATCGCCGTGGTGGGGTCGGGTGTCTCCGGTCTCGTCAGCGCAATGCGCCTTTCGACCCGGCACCACGTCGATCTCTACGAGAGCGAGCCACGGCTCGGTGGCCACACGGCCACCATTCCGGTGTCGGTGCCGGAGGGCGATTTCGCCATCGACACCGGATTCATCGTGTTCAACGACCGCAACTACCCGCGGTTCAGGAAGATCATCGACGACCTCGGTCTCGCCTACCAGCCGACCGAGATGAGCTTCAGCGTGACCGACCCGGTCGACGGCTGGGTGTTCAACGGCCACACCCCCAACTCGCTGTTCTGCGACCGCCGCAATCTGCTCAAGCCGGCGTTTTACCGTTTCCTGCTCGAGATTGCGCGGTTCAACAAGGTTGCCAAGGCGCGTCTCGCCGAAACGGCGCCGATCAGCACCGACCTCACCGTCGGTGATCTGCTGCGCGAGGGCCGTTTCAGCGATGACCTCGCCCGCAAATACCTGCTGCCGATGGGGGCGGCCATCTGGTCGTCTTCGCTCGCCGACGTGCGCGAGTACCCGCTGCCGTTCTTTCTGCAGTTCTTCGAGAACCACGGGCTGCTGGACCTCGTCAACCGGCCCCAGTGGTTCACGCTGGTCGGCGGGTCGTCGTCCTACATCCCGCACTTCACGGAGTCGATCAGCGGCGACATCCGTGTCGGGTCGGGTATCGCACGCGTGGCGCGCAGCGACGACGGCGTGCAACTCGTGACCGACTCGGGTCAGCGCGCGGACTACGACCGCGTCGTGCTGGCCTGCCACAGCGACCAGGCGCTCGGCCTGCTCGACGCTCCCACCGAGGCTGAGCAACGGGTGCTCGAAGCGATTCCCTACCGGGAAAACCGGGTGATCCTGCACCGTGACGAAACCGCCTTGCCGGCGACACAACTCGCACGCGCGAGTTGGAACTACCGCTTGGGCGCCGACGAGGCAACGCCGCCCTCGGTGACCTACAGCATGAACATCCTGCAGTGCCTGCCGGCCGATGCGCCGCAGTTCTGCGTCACGCTCAACCCGAACCACGCCATCCGCGAGGAGAGCATCCTCGGCGAGTACCGCTACGCGCACCCGCAGTTCGGCGTCGACATGATCGCCGCCCAGACCCAACGGGGCGACATCTGTGGCGTCGACCGCATCCACTACTGCGGCGCGTACTGGTACAACGGCTTCCACGAGGACGGCGTGCGCAGTGCGCTCGACGTCTGCGAACAACTTGGATGCTCCGTATGAACAGCGCGCTCTACACCGGCTGGGTGCGGCACCGACGCTTCGCACCGGTGTTGCACCGGTTTCGCTACCGTGCACTCGCGCTGGCGATTGATCTCGACGACCTGCCCACCCTCGACCGTTGGCCGCTGCTTGCCGTGGACCGCTTCGGCCTGATGTCGATTCGGCAGTCGGACTACCTCGACGGCGAGTTGACGCGCGATCGGGTGTGGGATGCCGTCGAAACCCTGGGTGGTGAGCGAGACGGGGGCAGGGTGGTGTTTCTTGGTCTGCCGCGCAGCCTCGGGTACTACTTCAGTCCGGTGAATTTCTTTTACTGCCACGACGCGGAGGGCGCGCTGTCGAGCATTCTGGTTGAAGTCAGCAACACACCCTGGCGTGAGCGGCACCGCTACCTGGTCAACTACCGCGAGCTGGCGCCGACGCCCAAAGCCTTTCACGTGTCCCCTTTCATGGACATGGACCAGCTCTACCGCTGGCGATTCACCGAGCTGCGCGAGCGGCTCTGCGTGCACATCGAGAACCACGCCGACGACAAGCTCTTCGATGCCACGCTCGTGCTGGACAGAAAACCCCTAACCGGTTGGCGTTGTGCGCTGGCCTTGATTCGATCACCCGCGGTGTGTTTGCAGGTGATGGCTGCGATCTACTGGCAAGCCATGCACTTGTACCGAAAGGGTGTGAAATACGTACCGCACCCGCGCTGATTGGAGAGAACGCGATGACAGAGATGCGAGCAACAGCTGCAGTTGAAATGCAACCCCGGTTAAATCTGGCCCGACGGCTCGTGTTGAAGCTGCTCGGTGAAATACGCGTGGGTCGACTCACCCTGATCGACGGCCCGCAGCGGCACGTTTTTGGCGGAACGCTAGACGGGCCGAGCGCCACCATCGAGGTCAATCGGGAAGCGGCGTACACGCGCGTGCTGCGGTCTGGCGTCACCGGGGCGGGCGAGGCCTTTTTCGAGGGGGATTGGGACACGCCCGACCTCACCGCCGTGGTGCGCCTTTTCGTGCTCAACCGCAACACCATGCGCACCATGAACGGGGGACTGGCACGCACCGGGCGGGTGCTTCACCGGTTGTGGCACTGGGCGCGTCGAAACTCGGTTGCCGGGTCGAAGCGGAACATCAGCGCGCACTACGACATCAGCAATGCCTTTTTCGAGACGATTCTGGACGAGTCGATGATGTACTCGAGCGCGCTGTTCCAGACCGACTCGGACTCGCTCGCGCAGGCCCAGCAGAACAAACTTGCCCGCCTGTGCGAGCTGCTCGATCTTCAGCCGGGCGACCACGTGCTCGAGATCGGCACTGGCTGGGGCGGCCTGGCCGAGTACGCTGCCAAGCACCACGACGTCGTGGTGACCACGACCACGATATCGCAGGCGCAGTTCCAGTTTGCCAAAGCCCGCATTGCGCGGGCGGGACTCGAGGGGCGTGTGCACCTGCTCGACAGTGACTACCGGGCCCTGACCGGGCGCTACGACAAGATCGTCTCGGTAGAGATGATCGAGGCCGTGGGCGAAGAGCACCTGCCGACCTTCTTCAAGACCTGCAATGACCTGCTGCGGCCGGGCGGGCGCCTCGTGCTCCAGGCCATCACGATCCCGGACGCCTACTACGACGACTACCGGCGCAGCACCGACTTCATTCAGCGCTACGTGTTTCCGGGCGGCTTCCTGCCCTCACTCGGCGCCATGGAGCGCATCATGAACCGTGACACCGCGCTGCGGGTCTCGAGTGTCGATGACATCGGCTTGCATTATGCAAAGACCCTGCGGGTCTGGCACGACAAGCTGATCGCGGCCCGCAACACGGTGTCGAGCTTCGGCTTTGATGAGCGCATGTACCGGTTGTGGCGCTATTACTTCAGTTACTGCGAAGGCGGTTTTGCCGAGCAGGCCATATCCACCGTGCATTTGGTGGCGAACAAATCAGCCGATGGGGGCGCGGGCGATGGAGCGACGTGATTGGCTCAACCTGATCCTGTTCAAGCTCGGTTGGGGCGTGGCGGTGGTCGGGGGCGACCCGTGGCTGCTACCGCAGCTCGTGGTGATCGCGGCCTCGCTCGCTGTGGTGCGGCCGTCACGCGCGGTGCTGGCCACGGTGGTGGCCGTGGCGCTGCTCGGCATCGGTCGCGATGCGGCACTGGTGCTTGCCGGCGT harbors:
- a CDS encoding SDR family NAD(P)-dependent oxidoreductase; translated protein: MKQVLVTGASSGIGAALVREYTVNGWQVTACGRDRSRLDALAEETGCAVLEFDVADREACVAALGGVDTPWDLVVLNAGTCEYIDDARQFDAALVERVMRVNVLGTANCLQGVLPGLQRGSRIAIVGSMATYLPFSRASAYGGSKAALAYMAGSLDADLAADGIHVSLVSPGFVETPLTDKNTFKMPMIISAEQAAASIRDGLDRGRAHVCAPWLFCMMLRVLGRLPTGWRVALARKMA
- a CDS encoding HAMP domain-containing sensor histidine kinase; the protein is MSTQREDLATPLDGQGLLGTLFRVHILQMLFISVITALGVYVAAIVVEKVMVRTALEKEAAHFWDARSHDASHPAPNTANLLGHLSPVAEATEFAEAPLGFQRWQRADLDTLIHVSTEAGQRLVLVFDEQSVRRLSFYFGVVPLSLALVVIYASAWLAYRYSARFLSPVTSLASTMRHFNLYTQKLDDLRLDAYTQTNQTHEVRTLAGALKAFTSRLQQQIVREREFTRDISHEIRTPLAVVLGSLDLLDANPDHDKRTRAISRIRSTCQDMLSTMETLLLLAREDAEPGTGNTVSQDWLNRLVEQVSSTHNPEGHVEISVDVQQPIAVEAPRQALAIVIGNLLRNACNYTPEGRVRISMMHDRVVITDTGPGMSFDTLSRIQAPFARESDAAAGHGLGLDIVKRVCERFGWSLHWQSHPGQGTEISVVLSAVEPT
- a CDS encoding DUF1365 domain-containing protein, with the translated sequence MNSALYTGWVRHRRFAPVLHRFRYRALALAIDLDDLPTLDRWPLLAVDRFGLMSIRQSDYLDGELTRDRVWDAVETLGGERDGGRVVFLGLPRSLGYYFSPVNFFYCHDAEGALSSILVEVSNTPWRERHRYLVNYRELAPTPKAFHVSPFMDMDQLYRWRFTELRERLCVHIENHADDKLFDATLVLDRKPLTGWRCALALIRSPAVCLQVMAAIYWQAMHLYRKGVKYVPHPR
- a CDS encoding cyclopropane-fatty-acyl-phospholipid synthase family protein, translated to MTEMRATAAVEMQPRLNLARRLVLKLLGEIRVGRLTLIDGPQRHVFGGTLDGPSATIEVNREAAYTRVLRSGVTGAGEAFFEGDWDTPDLTAVVRLFVLNRNTMRTMNGGLARTGRVLHRLWHWARRNSVAGSKRNISAHYDISNAFFETILDESMMYSSALFQTDSDSLAQAQQNKLARLCELLDLQPGDHVLEIGTGWGGLAEYAAKHHDVVVTTTTISQAQFQFAKARIARAGLEGRVHLLDSDYRALTGRYDKIVSVEMIEAVGEEHLPTFFKTCNDLLRPGGRLVLQAITIPDAYYDDYRRSTDFIQRYVFPGGFLPSLGAMERIMNRDTALRVSSVDDIGLHYAKTLRVWHDKLIAARNTVSSFGFDERMYRLWRYYFSYCEGGFAEQAISTVHLVANKSADGGAGDGAT
- a CDS encoding FAD-dependent oxidoreductase; the encoded protein is MHSATQRDGQRIAVVGSGVSGLVSAMRLSTRHHVDLYESEPRLGGHTATIPVSVPEGDFAIDTGFIVFNDRNYPRFRKIIDDLGLAYQPTEMSFSVTDPVDGWVFNGHTPNSLFCDRRNLLKPAFYRFLLEIARFNKVAKARLAETAPISTDLTVGDLLREGRFSDDLARKYLLPMGAAIWSSSLADVREYPLPFFLQFFENHGLLDLVNRPQWFTLVGGSSSYIPHFTESISGDIRVGSGIARVARSDDGVQLVTDSGQRADYDRVVLACHSDQALGLLDAPTEAEQRVLEAIPYRENRVILHRDETALPATQLARASWNYRLGADEATPPSVTYSMNILQCLPADAPQFCVTLNPNHAIREESILGEYRYAHPQFGVDMIAAQTQRGDICGVDRIHYCGAYWYNGFHEDGVRSALDVCEQLGCSV